A segment of the Geoglobus ahangari genome:
TCAATGTGGAGTTTGGTGATTATTCGTGGAAGGATGCGGAAGAGAGAATGCAGTTTGTCCTCGACCACTATGCTGGAGGCATATCGAGGTACTACATATACAACGAGGCCTCTGCAAGAGCCGCGCTCAGGGAGATAGAGCACCTCCTCGGTCTCGACATTGGTGGTGAGGCTGTGAGAGTTTTCGAAACGAGGGACAGGCTTGTTGTCGCGAGGGCAATGCTCCACCACATGATAGAGAGGAGAGAGACGAAGATGCCGCCGTTCCAGATGAGGAGCGACTATCCGGAGCTTAGCAGCTCGAACTACATGCTGGTCTCGAAGTATGACGGGCAAGGGTTCGCTTTCAGGAGGGATTACGTGTGATCGTCTTTGACTATGATGCATGCATCAAGTGCGGCAAGTGTGAGAAGATCTGCCCGAGCCTTGCAATAGCCATTGATGACTACCCGGAGCTGAGATACGCTGACAAGTGCTGGCACTGCTGCGCCTGCATAAAAGAGTGTCCTGCTGGGGCTATAAGGCTCAGACTGCCACCCCACATTGGTGATCAGAGGTACGAACTGCTCGCCTTCGAGGATGGGAAGGATGTCGTCTATCAGGTGTTTTTTGAGGGGAATGTTGTGGACGAGATGCGGATCAGGGTGAGAAGGTGATCGAGCCCCACGGCGGAAGGCTTGTGAAGAGAGTGGCGGATGAGAGGCTCAGGGAGGAGGCAGGAGAGCTTGAGAAGGTGGAGATTGACAGGGAGAGGGCACTGGATGTGGAAAACATAGGGCTCGGGATATACAGCCCCCTCGATGGCTTCATGTGCTCCGAGGACTTCGAAAGCGTTCTGTGGGAAAGGAGGCTTTCAAACGGGCTCAGCTGGACGATTCCGATCGTCCTCGATCTGAACCTTCAGGAGGGCGAG
Coding sequences within it:
- a CDS encoding 4Fe-4S binding protein; this translates as MIVFDYDACIKCGKCEKICPSLAIAIDDYPELRYADKCWHCCACIKECPAGAIRLRLPPHIGDQRYELLAFEDGKDVVYQVFFEGNVVDEMRIRVRR